In Methanofollis aquaemaris, the genomic window ACATTGAAGATGCTCACTGCCGCGACTAAGAGCGAGATCCCGGCGATCCCGGTGACCGCCATCGATACCGCCCCGAGAACCCCCGAGATCATCTCGACCAGGGCCTTCGGGTCCGAGATATCGACCGTCTCCTTCCTTCCGTTGAGACTCTTGTCCAGGCTCTCTCGCACCTTCTCGACCCCGTCGAGATCCTCGACGATGACCAGGGCCCTATCGTACCCGCTGTCTTTCCCGTTGAGTTCCTGGTACAGCCGGTCGGTGATGATGATCGAACTGTAGGTCGAGATCCCGGTGCCGAACCCGGAGTTCTTCAGGATGCCGGCGACCCGCACCTTCTTGGCATGCTCATCGTCGCCGATGGTGATCCTGCTCCCGATCGTGAGGTCATGCTCCTCGGCGATGTCCGAGGAGATCAGCGCGCGGTCGCCGCCATGGATCATCACGCCTTCCTCGACCTTGACGACAAGAGGCATGTCGGCAGGGTCAAGCCCATAGACCGAGGCATACCCATCCTCGCCGGCCGCCCTGAACTGCGAGAAGGTCGAACGGTACGGGACGACCGGGTTGCCCATGCTTGCCCGCTCGATCTTTCTCACCTCAGGGATGCTGAGCGTCTCCTTGCTCCCGCCGAAGAAACCGCCCCCGCCACTCGCGGGGGAGACGGTGATCTGCCCGCCTCCGTCGCCCAGGTCGCCGGTCACCGCGACCTGGAGGGCCGAGCCCATGATCCCCATCGTGGTGATGGCAAAGACCCCGATGACGATCCCGATCGCCGCCAGGACCGACCTGAGGAAGTGGAGGCGGACATTGCGCTTTGCCAGGTCGAAGTAGATGTCGGTGCCGATCACGCCACCACCCTCCCGTCCATGAGCCTGACCACCCGGTCGGCGTACTCCGCCGTGCTCGGGTCATGGGTCACCATCACCACCGTCTTGCCGGCCTGGTTCAGTTCGGTCAGGAGTTCCATGATCTGGACCCCCATCTTCGAGTCCAGGTTCCCGGTCGGTTCGTCGCAGAGAAGGATCGCCGGGTCGTTGACCAGGGCCCTGGCGATGGCCACCCGCTGCTGCTGCCCGCCGGAGAGTTCGTTGGGAGTGTGAGTGGCGAGTTCGGCGTCGAGCCCGACCTTCTCCAGGAGTTCCAGGGCCTGCCCCTCCTCTTCCCCATGTTTGTGCTTGATGATATAGGGATACTCCACATTCTCCCTGGCCGTCAGGACCGGGATGAGGTTGAACTTCTGGAAGATGAACCCGATGGCGTCCCGGCGGAGATCGGTGAGAGCGTCGTCGGAGAGGTTTCTGGTGTTCACCCCGTTGATGACGACGTCTCCTTCGGTCGGCGTGTCCAGGCAGCCGACCTGGTTGAGGAGGGTCGACTTGCCTGAGCCGGACGGGCCCATGATCGCCACGAACTCCCCGGGGTCGATGGTGATCGAGACGCCGTCGAGCGACCTGACGTCTCCGGCGACCCTCGGATAGATCTTGACGACGTCAACGAGGCGGATGACCGGCTCGTCTCCCATTATTTCCTCCACCTGTTCAGGAGCCCGCTGCTCTTCAGGATCGCCCCGAGGACACCCAGGCCGACCACGCCGAAGAGGATCATCACCGGCAGGGGGATGGACTCGTCCTTTGTCTCGGTGGCGGCGGGGGCATGCACCCCGGTTGAGATAGTCTGGTGCTTGGTGATGGCGAGTGGCATCGTCCGGGTATACGGCGTGCCGTCGGCGTCGCGGTAGGTGATCACGAGCGGGACCGACGTGGCGTTCTCGGCGCTGAAGTCGAGTTCAAAACTCGCGAGGTCGTCGGGGTCGAGGCTGCCGATGGCGTACTCCGGATAGGGATTCTCAGGCACGGCCGGGTCGCCGGAGGTGACGACGACCGACTTGGCGGCCTCGAGCCCGGCATTGGCGATGTCGCCGCTGACCGAGTACGAGCCGAAATTGCCGTGGACCTCGATATTGTTCACCACCAGCTCGGCCCGGGTGTTGGACTGGCCGAAGACGACCGGAAGGGTGACGGTGGCGGTGTGGGTGTTGGGCCCGGTGTGGTAGGTGACGTCGAAGGCGAGGTCGGTCTCCTGGGTGGCGGTGACGTCGAGGGTCACGTTGGCCTGGGCCGAGGGGGCGAGGGTGCCGACAAACCACCCGGTCTGAGCGGCCTCGATCCCCTCGCCTCTGGGGGTGACGGTGATCCCGGTCACCGGGGAGGTGCGTGGATTGCCGACGACGAGAGTGATGTGCTCCTTCTTCCCTTCGGTGAAGGCGTCCGGACGGCCGGTGACGACGACCGTCAGGGGAGTCTCCTCGACCCTGACCGGGACACGGGTGCTCAGACTGCCGTCCTGACCGTAGTCCAGCGAGAACCATGGGTAGTAGACGCCATCATGGGTGTTTGGATCGGCCCTGATCGTGAAGGTATACGAGACGGTGGTACCGGGTCCGATGGTTCCGGCAGCTTCGTAGGCCCCGTCGTTGAGGGTTTTGATTTCGGTGCCTTTCAGGACGGCCCTGCTGACCTGAACCGGTTCGGTGCCGCTGTTCATGACTTTGGCGGTGATTGTCCCGGTGTCGCCGGGCATGAGGGTGGCCGGGTCGACAGTCGTGTTCGTGACCGAGACATGCGAGGCCGCTCCGGTCGCGGAGGCCGCGGCGGCGGAGCAGACGAGGATCATCAGCCCGAGAATGAGGGCGAGAGGTGTGCGGTATGTCATAGATATACTGATCTCCGTGGGTGGGCACCCGCGCCCACCTTTGTGTAAAGCATGTTGTACATTTTGTCTTTAATACCTTACCATATGTCAATAGTAGTATTCATATAGACAAACACATCTTACATTTCTCTGCACCAGGCCGCCGCAGCGGCCACTGCTCTAAGGAGAACACCATGGACACAGACACATCCTTCATCGACATCCTTACCGGCCCAGAACGGTTCTTCGAATCGCTGGGCGAACGTATCGAGAGCATCAAGATCCCCGGCATCATCATCCTCTTCACCGCCCTGCTGGCGGCGCTCACCGCCTACCTCGCCGCCGGGGCCGTGCCCCTGACCGGCCTGGAAGGCGCCGACGCAGAAGCCCTGAGACCATTTGTCGGGATCTTCGCCGCAGCCGCCATCTTCATCGGCATCTTCATCATCTGGGGCATCCAGTCGCTGATCCTCCATGTGATCGCAAAGGTTCTCGGCGGCACCGGCTCATTCAAGTCGACGCTCGCCGTCGTCGGGTACGGCAACCTCCCGCAGGTTCTGATGGGAGTCTTGGGCCTCGCCCTCCTCCTCGTCTACCACATGGACATCGAGAAACTGAGCGCCGCCCTCGGCCTCGTCATCATGGGACTCATCTTCACCCTCTGGTCGACGGTGATCTGGTTCTTCGGCTTCAAGCATGCCCACGAACTCACCACCGCAAAGGCCGGCGTAATCGCAGGGATCATCCTCATCATCTCGATGCTGTCCATCGCGATCTGAGGGCGAACAGACACCTCCGGACCCTCCAACCAGCACACACACAGATGGGCGGGAACATACCACCGTCTCCCCCGCCCCCACTTTTTTGGGACGTTCTTCCCCCGGTTTTGTAGGACCGGGCATGAGGTGAGAGCAGGCCGCAGGCACGATTACTATGGGGTCATCCCAGAACTTCTATGGCCCTGATAGGTGAGTGGAAGAAGTTTCCGAAGCACGGTTTCGTTCAAGAGATTGGTGCCGCCCCGCCCCTATCTTCGTGGTGGGGGGGTGGGGGGGTGGGGGGGTCTCCCCACGGCGAGGATCGGCGGGGGGCAATGAAGTGGTGGTCCTATGTGGTGTCCTACTCTGAAGAGGGAACAAGGATTCACTCACCAGAAACCAACAAGAATTTTCATCCCGTATGCTTGAACCCCGTGTTCATGGTGAATCTACAGAGCCCTCAACTGCCACCCCCTCCCCATCCTCGCCGTGGTGGGGGTGAGAGTCAGTGTTCCTCATCTGCTGTTCTGTCATGAAGTGAGGAGTCAGGATCTCCGGCATGCCCTTCCGGCACCCGGCAGACGCGAGGCGGTCACCGACCGTCATCCGGCGAGAAGATCTCCTCGATTGTCACATTAAAATAACGGGCGATCTTGAAAGCAAGGTCAAGGGAAGGGTCGTATTTTTTCTTCTCGATGGCGATGATCGTCTGCCGGGTCACCCCCAGAGCCACCGCCAGTTGCTCCTGGGTGAGGTCGTGCAGTGCCCGGTAGACCTTGAGTTTATTATTCATCGTCCCCTTCATCCCAGAATGGCTTTATCGCGATGATCCAGAGGACCAGGTACAGCAGGATGATCCCGCCCGCAAGTTGGAGGAGGAACATCCCGTCATTCATCGCTCTCTCAAGTTGGAGGAGCGCCCCCGAAACAAAAAAGCCCAGTCCGAAAAAGATCATCAAGAAAAGCGCGATCTTCAAGGTCTTCTCGGCCACCTGCTCTTCAACCTGACTCAACCGCTCGTCCCAGATCACCCCCTTCACCCGCTGCCTGCAGACAAAGACCAGGAGCAGGGCGATATAGAAAGAGAGTTCTGCAAGGTTGTCAAAGCCCGCGCTCAGGACGAGCGTGAAGACGACAACCTCAACAACGGCGATGAGGGCGATACAGAGGAAAAACTGGCTTCGATTCATGTACAGCCTTATAAAACGTGTTCGCGGCCACTGTTAATATACCTTGACATCAGGGGATGGAGAGGCTCACTCCATCGCCAGATCATAGATCCTGGCATAATACCTGGCCTGGAAGATCGACAGCGGGATCGTAACCAGTGCGAGAAGTGCAAACGCAACCACGTCCACCGGGATGAGCATGACAAGAGCGATGACTGCATTTGAAAAGGCGGCGACAAGGACCACGGCAGCTACATACTGCCAGAAGCCGATACGGTCGATGCACCTCCAGATCTTTCCGAACGAGAATGCGGCAAAAAATCTCCGCTCCCGGGCAAACAAGATCAATGCAATGTTTACAAACAGAGACAGCAGGATATAAAGTACCAGAACACCAAGGACTCCGCCGATTATCTCGGGCAGAAGAGGCTCGATCGCACCGACGCCTTCCATCTCGTAGAGAACCAGGACAGAACCGGCAAGCGCCATGACCCCCACGATCACCGGGACGATATAGAACATCCAGATCATACAGATCTTGATCCCATCGACGAACATCCCCCAGGACCACCGCACCGGCGGCGCCGGATCTTCCCCACGCAGAATCGAGACAAGATACCCGAAGAAGAGAGGGAAGATGACCAGACTGACAAGCAACTTGAGGTTATCCTTCCACCGCCCCCAGAATGCGCCCTTCGTATAATGGGCCGCGTCCATAAAGTGTGCACCAAGATCCATCAGATACTCACGTCTCTCTCATAGGTGTGCCGGGGGGGTAGAGAAGACTTGCGGCGTCTACCCGGAGAGACGGAATCATGAATCCGAAGAAGTTCGATAGATAAGTATTCTCGCTCACAACACAGTAGCAGGCGAGAGCACAAACTATCACCGTCCCCCGGCGCGAGAGAGCAGGTTAGCATATCCTTCTGGTGGGGCGGCCCTTCTGATCGACGTGCCTTCCCACTCCATCAGCAGGAGGCGCGGCCTCCGGACCTCCGGGATTGCGATGGGGACGGGAAGGCGGCGGGGAGATCA contains:
- a CDS encoding ABC transporter permease, which encodes MIGTDIYFDLAKRNVRLHFLRSVLAAIGIVIGVFAITTMGIMGSALQVAVTGDLGDGGGQITVSPASGGGGFFGGSKETLSIPEVRKIERASMGNPVVPYRSTFSQFRAAGEDGYASVYGLDPADMPLVVKVEEGVMIHGGDRALISSDIAEEHDLTIGSRITIGDDEHAKKVRVAGILKNSGFGTGISTYSSIIITDRLYQELNGKDSGYDRALVIVEDLDGVEKVRESLDKSLNGRKETVDISDPKALVEMISGVLGAVSMAVTGIAGISLLVAAVSIFNVMMMSVTERTREIGILRSIGVKSREIIKMFLYEAGILGAIGAVIGGILSLIAGAILIVLMLQDISYLFAPSVLMNVVVGIGVGIGICVLSGVYPAWKASRLSPITALAAE
- a CDS encoding COG1361 S-layer family protein encodes the protein MTYRTPLALILGLMILVCSAAAASATGAASHVSVTNTTVDPATLMPGDTGTITAKVMNSGTEPVQVSRAVLKGTEIKTLNDGAYEAAGTIGPGTTVSYTFTIRADPNTHDGVYYPWFSLDYGQDGSLSTRVPVRVEETPLTVVVTGRPDAFTEGKKEHITLVVGNPRTSPVTGITVTPRGEGIEAAQTGWFVGTLAPSAQANVTLDVTATQETDLAFDVTYHTGPNTHTATVTLPVVFGQSNTRAELVVNNIEVHGNFGSYSVSGDIANAGLEAAKSVVVTSGDPAVPENPYPEYAIGSLDPDDLASFELDFSAENATSVPLVITYRDADGTPYTRTMPLAITKHQTISTGVHAPAATETKDESIPLPVMILFGVVGLGVLGAILKSSGLLNRWRK
- a CDS encoding DUF4013 domain-containing protein, yielding MDLGAHFMDAAHYTKGAFWGRWKDNLKLLVSLVIFPLFFGYLVSILRGEDPAPPVRWSWGMFVDGIKICMIWMFYIVPVIVGVMALAGSVLVLYEMEGVGAIEPLLPEIIGGVLGVLVLYILLSLFVNIALILFARERRFFAAFSFGKIWRCIDRIGFWQYVAAVVLVAAFSNAVIALVMLIPVDVVAFALLALVTIPLSIFQARYYARIYDLAME
- a CDS encoding helix-turn-helix transcriptional regulator — protein: MNNKLKVYRALHDLTQEQLAVALGVTRQTIIAIEKKKYDPSLDLAFKIARYFNVTIEEIFSPDDGR
- a CDS encoding Yip1 family protein encodes the protein MDTDTSFIDILTGPERFFESLGERIESIKIPGIIILFTALLAALTAYLAAGAVPLTGLEGADAEALRPFVGIFAAAAIFIGIFIIWGIQSLILHVIAKVLGGTGSFKSTLAVVGYGNLPQVLMGVLGLALLLVYHMDIEKLSAALGLVIMGLIFTLWSTVIWFFGFKHAHELTTAKAGVIAGIILIISMLSIAI
- a CDS encoding DUF2178 domain-containing protein; the protein is MNRSQFFLCIALIAVVEVVVFTLVLSAGFDNLAELSFYIALLLVFVCRQRVKGVIWDERLSQVEEQVAEKTLKIALFLMIFFGLGFFVSGALLQLERAMNDGMFLLQLAGGIILLYLVLWIIAIKPFWDEGDDE
- a CDS encoding ABC transporter ATP-binding protein; translated protein: MGDEPVIRLVDVVKIYPRVAGDVRSLDGVSITIDPGEFVAIMGPSGSGKSTLLNQVGCLDTPTEGDVVINGVNTRNLSDDALTDLRRDAIGFIFQKFNLIPVLTARENVEYPYIIKHKHGEEEGQALELLEKVGLDAELATHTPNELSGGQQQRVAIARALVNDPAILLCDEPTGNLDSKMGVQIMELLTELNQAGKTVVMVTHDPSTAEYADRVVRLMDGRVVA